The Dermacentor variabilis isolate Ectoservices chromosome 4, ASM5094787v1, whole genome shotgun sequence genome contains the following window.
tcACTGTACGTTCTCGCTCGTACCACAACCCGTCGCAAGTTGatgcgaagcagcgaacacgagcagatcgctggttacagtaggcagtggttcttggatggaatcgcattcacagtttcaaccgcagctcgtgcaattgaAGCCTCTCAGCGGcgtgaaagtaaacaacgctaaaaaacaaagtgtcacttccactcggaacaggaagctgcagctacgtaagttccgcttgacgccggaagcaaagcgggtgagtgggagaggagcgtggaggaggagagcaggttggcggtacttaacctggtcggcggaaacgtgtatggaggggctttatggGGAACCAGCTCTCGACAGATGGCGCCCCAAAAATAACGGGATAGCGCCGTCTGTAGTGACGGAAATGCATTTTTCAGTAACACACACTGTGCGAGCAATGCTGTCATATCCGCTGCCCGCCGCGGCGACGTAAGTGTTGTGGGCCTCACCGCGAGCACGTTTTTGTCGCTTGTTTCTGTTGTTTTGTCGTGGTGCGTTGCAACATTTTCACAAGTTTCAAAAACTGCGACGCCACCTCCGCGGCTGCAGCATGGCACCCGTAGTGCTGCGCTACGGTTTTAGAAAAGTGGCCGGGATCGACGAATATTTCCGTGCTAGTGCGCTTGAGAAGGGCCGAAAGTTGTGCGCTGCGAAGTACGCTTACGACGTCGAGGAGACCCTGGAACGCTTTGATGGCGATTCACAAGTGGCGGCGAAATGCCACTCGCAAGTGCGTCAAGCTACGTACGACGTCAACATTCAGGTAAGCGCGCATATTCGTTAAGCTTTTTCTTATTTCACCATGACCGCGAAGATTGGTGTCTTGCGTAGTTTGACCAGCGTTTACGGACTTCATATCCTTATTAATTTTAAGTTTTATGCGGCGTAGCGAAGCCTCACAAACTAAACAATTTCGAGCGCTGCTTATCTCGTGTATGCCTAGCGCAAATTTCGCTACGCCCGTGCGCGGTAAGAATCACGTTTTCAGTTGTTTGACTAAAAAATCATATTTTTGCGTCGGCAGCTGTCATCGCAGCGGCGAATACTGGGTGCGCAGTGCACGTGCAAGGCCGGCCTTGGTGGCGGTTGCAAACATGTAGCTGCCGTCGTCCTGTTAGTCAACGAGGCCGACGCGCCGTCTTCGACTGATCGCCCTCAAGGGTGGGGTCGGCCGACCTCTAAGCCGGACACTTCTCGAAGGGAGTCCATCGAAGAGCTTTTTGGAGGTACACTGTACACTTTGTTTTGCAAAGATGTGGCGTGGAGAACTACTGGTTCTCAGTACAGCGGAAATTGAAAGCCTTTTGGAAACACAATTTCATTTTCGTATTTATATGCCTGTTTGACAAGTCGACATTAACGTGGTCAAAGTGGTGTCTAGCTGGTTTTGGGCATGCTGATGTTAAGCATATGTGGAAGGAAGCTATGTGCATGTGGAagcttgtgtatgtgtgtgggtatgcaggaagggggggggggggtcagcagCACTAAGCTGCTGGTCCTGTCGCTTGCGTAGGGACGCCCCTGCATTGACGATGCAACAGTGCCATATCTAATTAGCATGCATTTTCTGAGCATGGAGTCGGTATGTGTGTATGCCTAGCACAAGTTTGGCTATGTCTGTACTCAATCACAATCATGTTTTATATTGTTGCACTAAATACTGATCATACTTTTGCATCTGCAGCTGTCGTCACTGCAATTTCTTTGCTTTTAGTTTATTAAACATGTAGTTAACAGCTGTTATCTCTTGCAGAGTACAAGCCCCTGTATATTGGTGGCAAGTGCCCAAAAGAACAACCACCATCCTATGTTCTGCACCATTTCCCCGACATAAGCTGTGTAATGAATTCAGCTTTGATAAGTGAGGAGCAAGGGCGAAATGAACGAGACGTGCAAGACGTCTTAGAAGACCTTATTTCAAAGGCAGCACTCCATGCTGACGTATTGTCTGTAGAAGAGGTGTTGATCTGGGAATGTAGTCTACCTCACTATACAGCAGGACAGTGTGCCTCACTCACTGCAATTGAGCAGCAATTTATTGCCACAAAAGTGGCATGTACAGGCTCCCAGGCAACCATGACAGCTGCTGAAACTATAATGCAGGGAAAATGCCCCCGGTTTGTAACAAAGCACTGCACATTTCTGAAATTTCGCATGTTTTCCTTTTCTTACCTTTTCTGCTGCATGAGAACATGTAGTACACTATACTCTTTCTTGGTGCATGCATGGGTGCACGCTTTCAGAATGTGCTCTACGTTTTATTACTGGCCATGAAATTTAACTGATCCTTTTTGTGTTGCAGTTGGCACAAAGAAAGGTCGGTAAGGATATCCAGCTCCATTGCACACCGCATCCTGACTAGGCAAAAGGCCTTCGAGTCCCTGGCTGAGCAGCTGCAGAACTCCAAAACACCACTTGTTCCGGCGCTGATGTATGGTAGgcacccaatttttttttataaatgactTGATGGACTTAAGACATGTAATAGAAATTAATAAATTTTGGTTTAAAGCAGCAGCCCTGAGCCAGTGACGGCACTAAGCACTGTAATCCACTGTAATATACCACTTTACATCACTTAGGAACACCTCAATCATGCAACTGAACAAATGTTTACATATGCACTGCTAAAGATTGGTCTTTGCTTGAATACTACTGCAACGTGGATCAGGTTATCAGTGACAGTAAAATTTGTGGCTCTGTGTTCCGTTAAGTGCATGAGTGAGGAACAGTTCCTCTAGAAATGCACATTCTAACAAGGGAACATACAGCAAGGATTATGACAGCCGTAGATTCTTGTGCAGGCATTTGAACTTGAATGCCATGTGCCTACATACACCCTGTGAGCCTGTAAGCATCTAGGCAACCAACATATTGGTGTCTGTTGTATTCACACAGGAAGACGTAGGCTtcaagaaattgttttattttccgtGCTGCATACTGGCAGCATGAAAGCAACAATTGATGATAGTGCAGTACACAAACAACAATATATATACACCAAGATACAGTCATACATGGAACATCATGGTGACATTCGTTAGCCAGGTCATTGTCCTGAATACCAGCTAAGGAGGCATGCAATGTCACATTTCTCTGCTGGTGGGGCCGATTTGCCAGTGCACCACTAGGCATGTGGCTGCTGTAGTGAATTAAAAGAAATGTTCATTACTCGGTGTGCTAAGGAAAAGAAGCATCTAGAGGTTGAAGTGGCAGCAATGCTTGGGTTGGGGCTTGGATGTCCGTGTTAGCATGCCATCGTTTTACTGACAGAAAAATAAAGTCTTGAGAAGCAGATATGGCCCTTTGGGCATGCGCGATACACAGTTTTTGCTAATTATTTTTCTTGTATATCTGACGCTGGCTTTGCATGTAGTGTTTGATTACCATGTTCGCAAGAGTGATTATGGCTGGCCTTGTGCGTGCACTGTACTCCACTGGGTTTTCATCAAATTTTGAGTTGTAAGCCAATGCTTGTGTATCATGTAGTATTCCTTCAGTCCTGTCTGTATAATTGTATTTCACCTGGAATGAAAAGTAGCTGTGGTATACTGGTAGGGCACTTGTTTCAGAGTTTTGCTAGTGTGTAGATGTGCTTAGTAGAcgacaaaagaaagaatgagatGCGCACAGCTGGTGTGTTACGCGTGTCTCGTCATCTCTTCTGTAATGTCTGGTAAGCACATGAACATGCACGATTGCAATTCTCAACTCGCCCAACTAGCTGTGTTGACCTGCTTGGCAGTCATGAGGTTCTTTGTTCGAGCCAACGAAAAGTCATgaaccttttcttccttttcacttCTGACACTTCCAAGTTTGATGTTACCAGGGGCCATGATGTAAAAGGGATACACTCATAACTGCTTAGCACACTAAAGATGTTCAACACTGCTACTGACAAGTGATTTATGGAAGGATTTCAGAGCAAAATCCATGATATCATTAATGAGCATGAGGCTCTCTTAAGTATTTCTACATTGAACTCGTGCGATGGAAGCTTGTGCACATagcatctgcatttttttctacttttctgaAGGTACTGCTATGGAACCAACAGCAAGGGCAACATTCGAGAAAAAAATTGGTGCCAAAGTGACCCAGGTTTGTAACTACGTTCATCATCATTGTCACCAACCTACTTTATGTCCACAGCAGgccgaaagcctctccctgcgatctccaattacctctgtcccgcgccaacagattccaactagcactcgcaaatttccaaatttcgtcgcaccacctagtcttctgccatcctctactgcgcttcccttctcttgggacctattctgtcaccctaatggtccaacggttatctaatctgcgcattacatgacctgcccagcaccatttttttctcttaatgtctattagaatattgtctatacctaTTTCCACTCTGATCTAAACcaatctctttctgtctcttaaagttatgcctagcattcttcattgcatcgctctttgcgcggtgcttaacttgttctcaagcttctttgtcggtctctatgtctctgccccatatgtcagcaccggtaaaatgtgctgattgtatacttttcttttcagtgataacagtaagctcccagtcaggagctcatgatgtctgctgtatgcgatccaacccatttttattctgtgaatttccttctcatggttagggttccctgtgattagttgacctaggtaaacatactccttcacagagtgtagaggctgactggcgaacctgaactcttgttcccttgctcggcTGCGTATCTACAATTGCTCCTAGGTATAGCGGGGCGTGGTACTTGCGCAGATGACGGATGTTTGCACGCATGTGCGAGTAAGAGCGGTTgcaagagaggaaatgtggggacttttgctccttgaaaatgcgactctgcctaggcactacggaggagtttcttagcatGTGTTCTAtgtttgtccctaggcatgccggcagaaGTTGCGGGgtgtggtagtgctgaacttagcgtcgcaaaTTGGTGGCTGGACGTAATTACATTTATTCAATCATCTTTTGTACCAATTGAaacaacgtgccattatttcacattattggctgcacctccaggacaccaaagcggcaacgaggacatcaaagctggaacccagactggtctgtgggttggggctcgccgagttatccatgggccaccctgcttccagctttgatccccccgctaccccttgggtgccctggagacctgcgccgcctgctttattgtaacctcaggtgctcttctgaggcctccgtttgccagttacatgtgccctcctggagcagtgcttgtaaaaaatgcaatctatcgtcccGACGAACAAACACcatgacttatacaacaccagtcagaacctttccccttcagacacagcgatcaccaaatggggcgtccgtgtccACTGCCTCACCGTGCcagcagccagcggcggagcgtaaacaaactggaccgcacttcttaatgccggcatgtctaggggacaaacgcctacaacacacgctaagaaacctcctccgtagtgcctaggcagactcacatattcaaggagcaaaggcccccagattttctctcgcacctgctcatactcgcgcctgcgcagaaacgtccaGCACCACTGCAACTACTAGCACGAGCAACTACTAACGCTGtccagctattcatcattatctttgtcttctatgTATTAACCTT
Protein-coding sequences here:
- the LOC142579938 gene encoding uncharacterized protein LOC142579938 — translated: MAPVVLRYGFRKVAGIDEYFRASALEKGRKLCAAKYAYDVEETLERFDGDSQVAAKCHSQVRQATYDVNIQLSSQRRILGAQCTCKAGLGGGCKHVAAVVLLVNEADAPSSTDRPQGWGRPTSKPDTSRRESIEELFGVGTKKGR